The Siniperca chuatsi isolate FFG_IHB_CAS linkage group LG7, ASM2008510v1, whole genome shotgun sequence genome includes a window with the following:
- the stard13b gene encoding stAR-related lipid transfer protein 13 isoform X6: MKLDVNLPKKKSEDSDEEDLFAISDKWTFEWRSRRWSRLQDIDCLLGNHGESQLSRDGVPLRTTISSESVLTDLSEPEVSSLHSESSGGSGHRGLSTEDSDSSNRTCSDSAAMPDSTSLTMPHIPKEIAHYGSLPDTHSKASRIRAKDFLKRMETLRSRGTRGRGRKTLPISSPVLQQEAQALKTLQCIEIINGDGGAPEIPSNKVLPSQSSSEGSSHSSGSAVSTPSLKERKAHRADYKRSGMYLEDIDIFSGTQVNKVAEQNRRNEFCSYEDLVVHIPKDHKPGTFPKALSIESLSPTNGASINWHTGSRHSPLISCRKEFRPVTQCCSRGSRISVYDNVPGSHLYASTGDLIDLEKEDLFPHLDDILLHVNGLQQIVDHWSKNVLPVGEGLAQVDNEREDTVGLQSSSQITLDFEGNSLTESQTIPSYGDKDRVSLAETESTRLRERRDSGVGASLTRPNRLRWPSFQISNRLSHSVASLQITNQSAGQLSLLQKFSLLRLTAIMEKYSMSNKHGWTWSVPKFMKRMKVPDYKDKNVFGVPLIVHVQRSGQPLPLGLQQALRYLRSQCLDQVGLFRKSGVKSRIQALRQINESSPDNVNYEDQSAYDVADMVKQFFRDLPEPLLTSKLGETFLHIYQYVPKDQRLQAVQAAIMLMSDENREVLQTLLCFLSDVTSSVEENQMTPMNIAVCLAPSLFHLNILKKDNLSPRAMQKKYATGRPDQKDLNENLAATQGLAHMIIECNRLFEIPHEMVTQSRNSYVEADLHAPTIEELCKQLEDDDGTYQTLMEGRLQNLLKEAREKSKYWVSCSSSDNTELYYKKVGDGNPLRRWRVSVEVEAPPSVVLNRVLRERHLWDVDLLQWKVCETLDKQTEVFQYVLNRMPPHPSRDFVVLRSWRTDLPKGACSLVSLSIEHEDCPPVGGVRAIVLESNYLLEPCGSGKSRLTHICRVDLKGRTPDWYNKAFGHLCAAEVARIRNSFQPLITDGPETKI; the protein is encoded by the exons ATGAAACTTGACGTGAACCTTCCGAAGAAGAAA AGTGAAGACTCTGATGAAGAAGACCTGTTTGCTATCAGTGACAAATGGACCTTTGAGTGGAGGAGCCGGCGTTGGTCCAGGTTACAGGACATTGACTGTCTGCTTGGAAACCACGGAGAGAGTCAGCTCTCCAGGGACGGTGTGCCTCTGAGAACCACCATCAGCAGCGAGAGTGTTCTGACGGATCTCAGCGAGCCAGAGGTCTCTTCTTTACACAGTGAGAGCAGCGGGGGCAGCGGTCATAGGGGCCTCAGCACAGAGGACTCTGACTCCTCCAACCGCACCTGCTCGGATTCTGCAGCAATGCCAGACTCTACTTCTCTCACAATGCCTCACATCCCCAAAGAAATTGCTCACTACGGCTCACTACCTGATACGCACAGCAAGGCTAGCCGCATCCGTGCCAAAGACTTCCTGAAGCGCATGGAGACACTGCGCTCCCGAGGAACTCGGGGAAGGGGTCGTAAGACATTGCCCATCAGCTCTCCAGTGCTGCAGCAGGAGGCCCAGGCGCTGAAGACCCTGCAGTGCATTGAGATCATAAATGGAGATGGTGGGGCTCCAGAAATACCGTCCAACAAAGTTCTGCCATCCCAGTCCAGTAGTGAGGGTAGCAGCCATTCTAGTGGCAGCGCTGTCAGCACACCCAGCCTGAAAGAGCGTAAGGCTCACCGGGCTGACTACAAGCGCAGTGGCATGTATTTGGAGGACATAGACATCTTCTCAGGCACCCAAGTGAATAAAGTTGCAGAACAAAACCGCAGGAATGAATTCTGCTCCTATGAAGATCTGGTGGTCCACATTCCCAAAGACCACAAGCCAGGAACCTTTCCCAAAGCACTGTCCATAGAGAGCCTGTCCCCAACCAATGGGGCATCTATCAACTGGCACACAGGCAGCAGGCACTCCCCACTAATTTCATGCAGGAAGGAATTCAGGCCTGTCACCCAGTGCTGCTCCAGAGGCAGCCGCATCAGTGTGTACGACAATGTTCCTGGCTCGCATCTGTACGCCAGCACTGGAGACCTGATAGACCTGGAGAAAGAGGACCTATTCCCTCATCTGGATGATATCTTGCTGCATGTCAATGGTCTACAGCAGATAGTGGACCACTGGTCTAAGAATGTGTTGCCTGTCGGAGAAGGGCTGGCACAGGTTGACAACGAGAGGGAAGATACAGTAGGCCTCCAGTCCTCTAGTCAAATCACATTGGATTTTGAGGGAAATTCTCTCACAGAAAGCCAGACCATACCTAGTTACGGGGACAAAGACAGAGTGTCACTTGCTGAGACAGAATCTACAAGGCTCAGGGAAAGGAGGGACTCAGGAGTAGGTGCTTCACTCACAAGACCTAATCG GTTACGATGGCCCAGCTTTCAGATATCTAATCGCCTAAGTCACTCAGTGGCATCCCTGCAGATTACCAACCAGTCAGCAGGCCAGCTGAGTTTGTTGCAGAAGTTTTCTCTGCTGCGCCTTACTGCAATCATGGAGAAGTACTCGATGTCTAACAAGCATGGCTGGACTTG GTCCGTGCCCAAGTTTATGAAGAGAATGAAGGTACCAGATTATAAGGATAAGAATGTGTTCGGGGTGCCTCTCATAGTGCATGTGCAGCGTTCTGGACAACCGTTGCCCCTTGGCCTGCAGCAGGCCCTGCGGTACCTGAGGAGCCAGTGTCTCGACCAG GTGGGTCTCTTTCGTAAGTCAGGGGTGAAGTCTCGAATTCAAGCTCTTAGGCAGATAAATGAGAGTTCTCCAGACAATGTGAACTATGAGGATCAGTCTGCCTATGATGTGGCTGATATGGTGAAGCAGTTCTTCAGGGATCTACCTGAGCCTCTACTCACCAGCAAGCTGGGCGAGACCTTCCTTCATATCTACCAAT ATGTGCCGAAGGACCAAAGGTTGCAAGCTGTCCAGGCAGCCATTATGTTGATGTCAGATGAAAACCGAGAAGTGCTGCAGACACTGCTCTGTTTCCTcagtgatgtcacttcctctgTGGAGGAGAACCAGATGACACCCATGAACATTGCTGTGTGCCTggctccctccctctttcatcTCAACATACTCAAGAAAGACAATCTCTCACCAAG GGCCATGCAGAAAAAGTACGCCACTGGCAGACCAGACCAGAAGGATCTGAATGAAAACTTAGCAGCTACACAGGGCCTCGCTCATATGATCATAGAGTGCAACCGTCTCTTTGAG ATCCCTCATGAGATGGTTACTCAGTCGCGTAATTCATACGTGGAGGCTGACTTGCATGCGCCAACAATTGAGGAGCTGTGCAAGCAGCTGGAAGATGATGATGGAACGTACCAAACTCTTATGGAGGGGAGACTTCAGAACCTGCTCAAAGAGGCCCGGGAAAAGTCCAAATACTGGGTGTCTTGCAGCAGCTCTGATAACACAGAGCTCTACTATAAGAAG GTGGGAGATGGAAACCCTTTGAGACGCTGGCGAGTGTCTGTGGAGGTGGAAGCGCCACCATCTGTAGTGTTGAACCGTGTGCTGCGTGAGCGCCACCTCTGGGATGTGGACCTGCTGCAGTGGAAAGTGTGTGAGACATTGGACAAGCAGACAGAGGTGTTTCAGTATGTTCTCAATCGCATGCCCCCTCATCCTAGCAGGGACTTTGTAGTTCTCAG GTCATGGAGGACAGACTTGCCCAAAGGCGCCTGCTCCCTGGTTTCTTTGTCTATAGAGCATGAGGATTGTCCTCCTGTTGGAGGGGTGCGAGCTATAGTACTGGAGTCCAACTATCTGCTAGAGCCCTGCGGCTCAGGAAAGTCCAGACTAACTCACATCTGCAGAGTGGACTTGAA GGGAAGGACTCCAGATTGGTACAACAAAGCCTTTGGTCACCTTTGTGCTGCAGAAGTTGCCCGGATCCGCAACTCCTTTCAGCCACTAATCACAGACGGCCCAGAGACCAAAATCTAA